TCGTCCCGAACTCGGGACCGTCGGCCGCTGCCGTCCCTGTCTCACTGTCCGCCCGAGGGGCGTCTGCGGACTGTGGCTCCGTGTCAGGACGATGGACGTAGCCGGACTCGTCGTCACCCATCAACACGCACCCCGTCGCGCCCATGTAAACGATGACGTCACGATAGGACCACCTCCAGTAATGCCGACGGAACAGCGTGGCTGCATATCTCGGAATCAGGCAAGCGAGCGCAAAACGCTAACGGTCCCGCTACTGCGACAGACCGGGGGTTTCCTGACTCGAGATGTCACGCAGGCTCATCCGATGTCCGCTGGCAGAAGCGTGTGCGTCCCGCTGACCCTCCGCGACCGACGAGTCTTCGTACAGTCCCTCGAACGCACACTCATGGCAGACGACGTGGTATCTCCCAGCCATACATTTTCTTTCTTTACACTATATTTTAAGCCTACCGCTTTCAGATATTATATATGTATTGCAGTCACGCAAGCGGTCGTCAGAGTATTTATCCACCGCGGCCGTTGGACTAGTATGGTGGATTTCCAGTCCCGCGACACACGCCGGGGCCCGACTGACGGGGAAGACGACGAGACAGGTGAAGGCGAAACGGGGGACAACGAGGAATCCGCAGCGGTCGATACTGACACTGAGGCATCTACTTCAGAGCCCAGCGAAGCAGCGGATACAGCGGCGGGAAACGACGACGTAGCAGCCAGTGAGGGCGACGGTACAGAGCCGGCCGCGGTAGCCGACACGACGGGAGACAGTGATCAGACCGCAGCAGAGCCTGAAACCGACAGCGCTGTCACAGAACGAATCGACGAGGCGGCAGAGCAAAGCAGAGACAGCCAGCCAACGGACGACACACAGAACACCGAGAGAGTTGATGATTCGAGGCAGGAACCTCACGACGAACCCCACCCTGAGACACAAGCAACCACCCGACCGACGGAGACACCGCAGGGCGAGACGGCTCCGACAACGCAGACAGTGACCCAGAGCGACGCGTCACAGGAACAGTCAGTTGCCGTCGCCGTCGTCACGGTCGGGACGACGACGGAGGAGGGCGACCCCACGGGCGAAGCGGTCGAGACAGCACTCGAAGCGGCCGGACAGGACGTCACAGCCCGTGAGCGCCTACAAGGAGGCTACGACAGCATCCAAGGGGCCGTCGACAGACTGGTCGGGCGCGACGACGTGGAAGTCGTCGTCACCGCAGGGGGCCTCGGTGTCGCCCCGTCGGAGCAGACTCTCGAAGCGGTCCACCCGCTGTTCGAAAAAGCCCTGCCGGGATTCGAGGAGGTGTACCGGGGCCTCCTGTTCGAACAACAGGGCACCGGTGTCATCACCGTCCGTGCGACTGCCGGAATCGCCGGCGGGACGCCAGTGTTCTGTTTGCCCGCGGACCCAGCGGCCGCACGGATCGCTATCGACGAGATCATCGCGGCGGAGGCCGGGAATCTCGTCGCCGAACTTCCCTGAGTCGGCCCAGCGGATTCGTGGTATCAGTCTTGTGTCCGTTTAGCCGGCTTACTGCGATATTTTCCGGTACGTCACGGGTCGCTGATTTTTCCACGTTCAGTGGATGTTTCTCCGCGATATCGGCCGTTTAAACGTTTAAATCGCCGTGAAAGGTCGTTAACTGCGTCCCCCATTGAAGTGCAGACAGCCCACAGGCTCGGGTGTCATGTCCGATTGCAACGCGACACGACGTGGCGTACTCAAGGGTATCGGCGCGACAGCTGCAGCCGCACTGGGCGGGGCGACCCTCTCTGGGACGGTTGCGGCGGCCGATCCCTGGGCGGCCGTCGAGTCCCCAACCGGGAACACCCTCCACGATGTCGAATACACGGCCGCCGGCGCGTACGCGGTGGCGGGTGGCGGTATCGTCCTCGAACGGACCAGCAAGGGCTGGCGGAAAGTCGTCGGCGGCGGCCCGACCGGTAACGGCAACAACCTCTACGGGGCTGACGTGACCGACGACGGCAAGGCCCTCTGGTTCGTCGGCTCGTCCGGCGCTATCGGCGAGTACGACGTGGAGTCGGGCGTCCTCACCGACCACAGCGCCCCGATGGACGTCACCAACAACTTCAACGACGTATCCGTGACCGGCAGGGCCGGCGAGGCGAACGTCTACATCGCCGGTGACTCCGGGAAGATGTACTACAGCTTCGAGAACGGCGCGAGCCAGACGTGGGACTACACCACGCCCGGCTCGGGGTCGGCCATCAACGCCGTCGACTTCCACGGCGTCCGCTCGGGGCACATCGTCGACGGGAACAAGAGCGTCTTCGCCACCGACGACGGCTCGACGTGGAACAAGATCGGCCTCGCCGACGCCAACGTCAACTTCTACGGCGTCGACTCCGACGGCCCGGACGACGTGTGGATCTCCGGCGGCGGCGGCATGATCTTCCACTGGAACGGCACCGAGTGGACGCCGACAGACACCGGTGACGCCGGCCTGCGCGACATCGAGGTCACCGACGGCGACGGTTCCGGCGACACGGTCGGTGGCGGCGGCAAGGTGTACGCCCTCGGCGGTGGCGACTGGACCCAAGAGGAGACGCCCGCCGGCGAGAACCTGAAGGCCGTCGTCCGCGGCAGCACCGACATCGCGGTCGGCTCCGGCGGAACGATACTGGAAAAATGACGACGACACGGTAGCGCTGGCCGGTTCGAGACAGGGGCGAGTCGCAGCCACTGACTTTTCACCGACCCCCTCCAACACCCTGCATGGACGAGATTCAGGTCCAAGGAACGTCGGTCCCCGCACTCGGCCTCGGAACGTGGCAGCTCACCGGCCCGTCTTGTACCGAGACCGTCGAGACCGCCTTGGAGATGGGCTACCGCCACGTCGACACCGCACAGGCGTACGGCAACGAGCGGCAGGTAGGGCTGGGAATGGAGGCCGCCGCCGTCGACCGCGAGGACGTGTTTCTGACGACGAAGCTCGACGGCTCGAACCGTGACGAGCGCAGCGTCCGCCGGTCGACGCGGGAGAGCCTGAACAAACTGGGGACAGACTACCTTGACCTCCTACTCATCCACTGGCCGAACACGCCGTGGATGGCGTCGCTGTCGGAGACGCTCGGGGCGATGAACGACCTCGTCGAGGAAGGGCTAGTCCGGCACATCGGCGTCAGCAACTTCTCGCCGTCGCTGCTGGACGAAGCCCGAGACCTCTCCTCGGCCCCCATCCTCACCGACCAAGTGCAGTACCACCCCTACTGGGACCAGCGCAAACTGCTGGACTACTGCCGCATCCACGACGTGCTCCTAACGGCCTACAGTCCGCTTGCCCGCGGCGGCGTCCTCGACGACCCGGCACTCGTCCAGCTCGGCAACACGTACGAAAAATCCCCGGCGCAGATCGCGCTCCGGTGGCTGGTCCAGCAGGACGGTGTGGCCGCGATTCCGAAAGCCTCCAGCCGCGAGCATCTGGAAGCGAACATGGCCGTCTTCGATTTCGAACTCACCGAGGCGGAGATGGAGCGGATACGGGACCCGTCGAAGGTCAAGACGGGACTGCAGTTCGTCCGGTCGCAGTTGCCGTTCTGAACGTGGTCAGTGCCGTCCTGTATCGATTCATATCCCCGCAGGCGACAGTCAATTCTACCAATATTTTTGATTCTGGAACATAGACAGCTATGTTTGTTGTCTCGGTTGCAGCAAATATTACGAGTCACACAACAATCATAAGCTGTCTGGTCGATGTTTTCGTGTGGTGTGTTACCAATAGAGTCCAAGACGGGAACACACCGCTGCATCCACAGCGAGGCCACTGTGTCAGTACACGAATCCGAACCGATACGGCGGAGCATTGAGGTGGAGTACTGGGTCATCGACGACGCGGGCCGGCTGGTCGAGCCGGGCGCGCTCGTCGATGCAACCCCGGGAGCGGAGCGGGAGTTCGTCGAGCCCCTGCTAGAAGTCAAGACAACGCCGTGTGAGACAGCGACAGAGTTGCGCGAGGAACTCCTTGACCGACTCGGGGCCGTGTTGCGGCGGGCCGACGAGTTCGGGAAACGCCTCGTTCCGCTCTCGACCCCGGTCAACGCCGACGATATCCGGGAGCTGCCGAGCGACCGGACCCGGATTCAAAACTGCGTCGTCGGCGACGACTTCGAGTACGTGCGCCACTGCGCCGGCACGCACATCCACGTCGAACAGCAGCCGGGACGGGAAATCGACCAGTTGAACGCGCTAATCGCTATCGACCCCGCACTGGCGCTCGTCTCGTCGTCGCCGTACTTCCGCGGCCGGCGGCTGGCCGACAGCGCCCGCTCGAAACTGTACCGCTGGATGGCGTACAACTCGGTGCCACATCAGGGGTGGCTGTGGTCGTACGTCACCGACAGGGCCGAATGGGACCGCCGACTCGAACGGCGCTACGACGAGTTCGTGACCGCGGCTGTCGAAGCCGGTATCGACCGTCGAACCGTCGCGGCGAACTTCGAGCCCGAAAGCGCCATCTGGACGCCAGTCCAGATTCGTGCGGAGTTCGGAACCGTCGAGTGGCGGTCGCCCGACGCTGCGCTGCCGAGCCAGGTTCTGCAACTGGCCGACGCCGTGGCGTCGCTCATGGACCATCTCAGGGGGACCGAGGTGCGTATCGAGGGCGAGACGGGCCGTGTTACCGACGACGAAATCGTGCTCCCGGAGTTCGATGCCGTACTGGAGTACGCGAACGACGCTATCCGGGACGGAGTCAGCGCCGACAGCGTGTGGTCGTATCTCGACCGGATGGGATTCGACGTGGACGCGTACGAGCCGGTCGCGCCGACGTTCGACAGGCCGGAACCAATCACGGCTCGCGACGCCCGAGAGATTCGACTGGAGCACGCCGACCGCCTCCAAGACGACGTGCGACAGGCCGCACCGGTCGCACTCGATTGAAACGGGTCGCCGAAACGCGACCGTGACCAAGGGTTTTGACGCCGCCGCGCCAACCCCGGGCCATGGTAACGGCGCTCGCCGACGACAGCTGGTGGTACGATCTCACGGGCGTCAACGCGACGCTCGTCGACGACGACGGAACGCTAACGCTCGTGGACACGGGTTTCCCATGGCACGGAAACGAACTCGTCGCCGGCCTGAGCGACGCCGGGTACGAGCTCCGGGATCTGGACCGGATTCTGCTCACGCACTTCGATTTCGACCACGTCGGCGGGCTGACGGCCTTCGACGGCGTCGACGCGACAATCTACGTCGGGAAGCGGGACGTGCCGCTGGTCACCGGCGAGCAGGCCCCGCCGCTGGGAAATCACAAGGGCGCGTTCCAGCGCCTCGTTTCGCCCTTTCTGGACGCACCGGCTAACGACGTGGTTCCCCTCACCGACGGCGACACCGTCGGCAGTTTCACCGCCTATCACACCCCGGGTCACACGCCGGGCCACGTGAGCTACGTCAGTGAGGAACTGTCGCTGGGACTGCTCGGTGACCTCGTCAGGGAAGACAGCGGCCGCTTCGAGCCCTCGCCGTGGCTGGTGAGCTACGATACCGACGTGGTCAAGCAGAGCATCAGAACGCTCTGCGAGAGCGCACCGGAGTTCGAAACGGCCGTGCCGGGCCACGGCGTCCCCTTCCAGCGCGGCGGCGATGACCGACTCGACCGGCTCGCAGCGACGCTGTGACGGGCCCTTATTCGCCGTGGAGCCGACCGGCCACGAAGTCTTGGCCGCCCAATCCTACCGCGAGCGCGAATCCGATACCAATCGGGAAGACAACTGCGAGTAACAGCACGGCCAGCAACAGCGAGTCGACGCCGGCGAGGTTGAGCGCGATGACGACGGTGAACAGGTAGACGAGCGCCTGCAGAGCACCCGAGACGAGCGAGCGCGGAGCCCAGTCCTCGATGTCGTCAACCGAGGTGACCACTGTAGCGACGTGGTCCGCGACGAGCGAGCCGAGAACGAGAACGACCAGCCCGCCGATCAGCGCCGGCGTGTACAGCAGCCCCTCGTAGAGCAGCCCCGCGACCGGCGTAATTGTGAGCGTCGCGGCGGCAACGTACAGTGCCGTCGCATAGATGTAGTACTCGACTAGCAGTCCGGTGACCGTGCCCACCGTCTCGTCGTCGGCGTCGAGTAACTGACCGAAGTGCGTCTCCGGAAAGTCAGTGGTGAGTGTCGTCCGCGAGACGAGACCGGGAACGAGCGTGCCGAACAGTCGACCGAGGCCGAACCCGACAACGACGAAGACTACGGCAGCGACGATATTCGGGACGTACCCGAACAGCGAGCCGACGAGCGTCTGAAGTTCACGGATATTCAGCACCCGCACTGCCGCGAGGACGGTGGTCAGGTAGACGAAATACCGGGTGAGCAGTCCCGCAGCAGACGCGACTGCGTCCGACTCGGTCGTGACGACCGCCACCGGTGTCTCACTGGCGCGGTCGTCGAGGCCGCGTTCCAGCGTCCAGTCGTAAACAGACTCATCAAGGTACTTTCCGACACCGTAGCCGATAGCAAGGACGATCGCTGCAAGCAGAACCGTTCCGGCGGCCGAGATCCCGTTAGCGACGAGATCAGTCAAAAACTTGACGAGGCGGTCCCCGAGGTTCGCTTGCAGTAGCAACGGTCGTTCCGTAACAGCCTGGATCTCAACCATAATCTAGTTCGTTCCAGTATCTATTAATCTATCTATTAAATTCGTCGAAATAAGTGTAGAATAATCAGCGAAAGAGACGGGCTGTGATCGCAGAAGCGGAGCATTCAACGAGAGACGGCGAAAAAACGGCGGAGTAAGTCCTCAGTCGAGTTCTTCGGCGACCGCGTCGGCGTCCAGCAGGTCCGGATCGACAACGAGATCGGCCTGTCGGCTGGCGAAGTCCGGTAGCGACCCCTCGGCGTAGACGACGACCCGCAGGTCGGGATTGAGGTCCTTGGCGACGGCAATCGAAGTGGCCTGTGACATCTCGGTCAGCAGGTACACGTCGGCCTCGTGAATGCCGGCCTCCTCAAGACCGGGTCGGTTGCCGACATCGGCAACCGTGACCGCGTGGCCCTCGGCATCGAGCGCGTCTCTGAGTCCGTTCGGGTCCGAACCGACGAGAACGACCTTCATTCGTACTCGATGGTCGCCGGCGGTTTGTGGGTCACGTCGTAGACGACGCGGGCGACGTTCTCGTGGGCCCCGGTGATGCGCGACTGCATGCGCTGGAGCGTGTCCCAGTCCAGTTCCTGAGCGCGGGCAGTCATGCCGTCCCGGCTCTCGACGGAGCGGACGGCGACGACCCAACCGTGGACGCGGTTGTCGCCCTTGACACCCGTGGCCTTGCCGATGACGGCGGCGAGTGCCTGCCACGGCTCGTACTCCTCCAGTTCCTCCTCGACGACGTGGTTGGCCTCACGGGCGACTTCCAGTTTCTCCTCGGTGACTTCGCCGATGATGCGCACGGCAAGTCCGGGGCCGGGGAACGGCATCCGCTCGGAGATGATCTCTTCGAGGTCGAGCGCGCGGGCCACCTCGCGGACCTCGTCCTTGTAGAGGTCCCGCATCGGCTCGACGATGCCCTCGAAGTCGATTCGCTCGGGGAGGCCGCCAACGTTGTGGTGGGACTTGATCGTTCCTTCGCTCTCGATACGGTCGGGGTAGATGGTCCCCTGCACGAGGTAGTCCGCGTCGACCTCGCGAGCGACCGTCTCGAACTCCCGGATGAACTGCTCGCCGATGATGTGGCGCTTCTCCTCGGGGTCGGTCTCGCCTTCGAGTTCGTCGAGGAAGCGGTCCTGTGCCTCGACGATGCGGAGCGAGTCCATGTAGTCGAAGGTCTCGCGGATCTCGTCGGTCTCGCCTTTCCGCATCAGCCCGGTGTCGACGTAGACGGCGGTGAGCTGGTCGCCGATGGCCTCGTAGGCCAACGCGGCGGCGGTCGAAGAGTCGACGCCGCCAGAGAGCCCGATGACAGCGTGCTTGTCACCGATCTCGTCCGCGATCTCTGCTTTCGCCTCCTCGATGAACTCGTCGACGTCCACCATCAGTGGCTCACCTCCTCGGTCGTCACGCTGTGCGGGTCGTCGCCGAGCACAGCCTCAAGGAGACCGACGAAGGGCGGGCTGGCACGCGTCGGTCGCGAGCGGAACTCCGGATGGAACTGCGTCCCGATGAAGTAGGGGTGGTCCTCGGGCGCGAGTTCGAGTATCTCCATACGGTTTTCGGCGTAGCCGGAGAACTTCAGCCCGGCGGCTTCGAGGTCGTCGATGTACTCGGGGTTGACCTCGTAGCGGTGGCGGTGCCGTTCCGTACAGGACTCGCCACCGTACAGCGTCGCCGCAAGCGTGTTCTCGTCGATTTCGGTCTCGTGGGCACCCAGCCGCATCGTCCCGCCCATGTCCTCGATCTCGTACTGCTCCGGGAGGATATCGATGACGGGGTGGGGCGTGTCCTCGTCCAGTTCCGCCGAGTGTGCGCCCTCTAGATCCAGCACGTTACGGGCGTACTCGACGACGGCCATCTGGAAGCCGAGACAGAGCCCGAGGAACGGGACGTCGTTCTCGCGGGCGTACCGGATGGCTTCGATTTTACCCTCCGTGCCACGGGCACCGAAGCCGCCCGGCACGACGATAGCGTCGGCCTCGCGCATCCGGTCGGCGTGGTGATCGTTCATCTTCTCGGAGTTGACCCACCGGACGTTCACGTCGACGTTCTTCTCCAGCCCGGCGTGTTTCAGCGCCTCGTGGACGGACATGTATGCGTCTTCGAGGTCGTACTTGCCGACGAGGGCGACCTCGACCTCGCCTTCGGTCTTCTGGGTGACGAGGTCACGCCAGCGGTTCTCCCGTTCGTCCTCGGGCAGCGCCTCCGACGCGATGTCGAGTTCTTCCATCACGTACTGGTCAAGGCCCTCTTCTTCGACCATCAGCGGGACGTGGTAGATGTCGTCGACATCGGGATTCGAGAAGACGGCTTCTGTCGGTACGTCACAGAACAGCGCGATCTTCTCCTTCGTGTCGATGTCGAGTTTGTCCGAACAGCGGCCGACGAGGATGTCGGGCTGGAGGCCGATAGATCGCAGTTCCTTCACGGAGTGCTGGGTGGGCTTGGTCTTCTGCTCGCCGTTTTTCGAGTAGGGCACGAGCGTGACGTGGGTAAAGAGAATATCGTCCTCGTCCTCCTCGTGGGCGAACTGCCGGAGCGCTTCGAGATAGGGCATTCCCTCGATGTCGCCGACGGTGCCGCCGACTTCGATGATACAGACGTCGTTGCCCTCGGCGGCCTCACGGATGCGCCGCTTGATGTCGTCAGTGATGTGTGGGATGATCTGGACCGTACGACCAAGGTAGTCGCCGGACCGCTCTTTCTCGATGACGTGCTGGTAGGTCTTGCCCGTGGTGACGTTGTGGTCGAAGGTCATGTCGATGTCGAGGAACCGCTCGTAGTTCCCCAAGTCGAGGTCGACCTCCCCGCCGTCTTTGAGCACGTACACCTCGCCGTGCTGGAAGGGGTTCATCGTCCCGGCGTCGACGTTCAGGTACGGGTCAATTTTGACCGCTGTAACGTCGAACCCGGCGTTTTTGAGTAATCTGCCTGTACTGGCGGCGGTGATGCCTTTCCCTAGGCCAGACATCACACCACCGGTGACGAAAATGAACTTCCGACCCAGCTCGGGGTCGTAGTCCGTTTCAGGTTCGGTCGGCATACCGACGGTGAACCCCGCGTAGTCTAAACGGTTTCGGAGCGCGCACTGTTCGCCACCCCGCCGCACTGTCAACGGGGCTACAGTGTCGGCTGCGTGAGGACACGCCACACGGCAACGAGGACAGCGAGAGACAGCGCCGAGAACACCGCATCACCGGGACTGGAGCCGATGGCGAGGAACAGCAGATAGCCGGCGATGAACCCACCCAGAAATGAAACCGCACCGTGCCGTGTCGACTGAGACACCGCCTTTCTGGTGTGTGTTGACATAGTACATTATTGATCAGTATGTAGTATAAGTGTACCTCCGGAATCCGTGATCGGGCTCGGTGACGGTCAGGACTTGAGTACGCCGGATCTGATAGCGACGTAGGTCCCGAGACTGCCGACTGAAGCGAGGATGAGCGCCCGGGCTGGTCCGCCGGCGACGAGCGCCGTCTGCATCAGTACTAACAGCGCCACCAGCGTGGCGATGAACGAAACGGCTGCGAACGCAAGCGGGCGGTTCATGGGCAGAGATTGGGTCGACAGCGCCTCTGTCTTTCGATACTGTCCAGCAGGCGCAGCAGGCGCGGCTATCAGCGATGCGTCGTATCGCTTCTGCACTGGCGGTGAGAATTAACTACGGACCCCGAACAGTGGTTCCCGACAGCTACAGGTGGTCACGGAGGAAGGGGCCGACAGTCTCGGCGATACGGCCGCGCTGACCGACGAAGTGATGGTCGGCCGGCAGGCGCTCGACAGCGTGTCCCAACTCGGCGGCCCGGTCGACGACCGGCTCCCAGTCGACGGTGTCGTCGCGCTCGCCGACGACGACCTGTACCGGGCAGTCGATAGCGTCGAGCGCGGCAGTAGCATCGAGGTGCTCGGTCAGTCCGGCCGGTGGCGCGAGCACTGACAGGACCGCTGGGCCGGCGTCGCCATCGACCTCGGCGGCCGTCCGCAACGCCACAGCCGC
The Haloarcula sp. CBA1129 genome window above contains:
- a CDS encoding MBL fold metallo-hydrolase, producing MVTALADDSWWYDLTGVNATLVDDDGTLTLVDTGFPWHGNELVAGLSDAGYELRDLDRILLTHFDFDHVGGLTAFDGVDATIYVGKRDVPLVTGEQAPPLGNHKGAFQRLVSPFLDAPANDVVPLTDGDTVGSFTAYHTPGHTPGHVSYVSEELSLGLLGDLVREDSGRFEPSPWLVSYDTDVVKQSIRTLCESAPEFETAVPGHGVPFQRGGDDRLDRLAATL
- a CDS encoding glutamate-cysteine ligase family protein, whose amino-acid sequence is MEYWVIDDAGRLVEPGALVDATPGAEREFVEPLLEVKTTPCETATELREELLDRLGAVLRRADEFGKRLVPLSTPVNADDIRELPSDRTRIQNCVVGDDFEYVRHCAGTHIHVEQQPGREIDQLNALIAIDPALALVSSSPYFRGRRLADSARSKLYRWMAYNSVPHQGWLWSYVTDRAEWDRRLERRYDEFVTAAVEAGIDRRTVAANFEPESAIWTPVQIRAEFGTVEWRSPDAALPSQVLQLADAVASLMDHLRGTEVRIEGETGRVTDDEIVLPEFDAVLEYANDAIRDGVSADSVWSYLDRMGFDVDAYEPVAPTFDRPEPITARDAREIRLEHADRLQDDVRQAAPVALD
- a CDS encoding aldo/keto reductase, with amino-acid sequence MDEIQVQGTSVPALGLGTWQLTGPSCTETVETALEMGYRHVDTAQAYGNERQVGLGMEAAAVDREDVFLTTKLDGSNRDERSVRRSTRESLNKLGTDYLDLLLIHWPNTPWMASLSETLGAMNDLVEEGLVRHIGVSNFSPSLLDEARDLSSAPILTDQVQYHPYWDQRKLLDYCRIHDVLLTAYSPLARGGVLDDPALVQLGNTYEKSPAQIALRWLVQQDGVAAIPKASSREHLEANMAVFDFELTEAEMERIRDPSKVKTGLQFVRSQLPF
- a CDS encoding alpha/beta hydrolase, with protein sequence MTTVGIPGGRGVTASLDRPASDTVVVACPPHPQYGGSRSDSRLEAVSDAIAPEIGCLRFDYGAWDEGRGERADAENALAWASEQTDAVGLFGYSFGAAVALRTAAEVDGDAGPAVLSVLAPPAGLTEHLDATAALDAIDCPVQVVVGERDDTVDWEPVVDRAAELGHAVERLPADHHFVGQRGRIAETVGPFLRDHL
- a CDS encoding molybdopterin-binding protein yields the protein MVDFQSRDTRRGPTDGEDDETGEGETGDNEESAAVDTDTEASTSEPSEAADTAAGNDDVAASEGDGTEPAAVADTTGDSDQTAAEPETDSAVTERIDEAAEQSRDSQPTDDTQNTERVDDSRQEPHDEPHPETQATTRPTETPQGETAPTTQTVTQSDASQEQSVAVAVVTVGTTTEEGDPTGEAVETALEAAGQDVTARERLQGGYDSIQGAVDRLVGRDDVEVVVTAGGLGVAPSEQTLEAVHPLFEKALPGFEEVYRGLLFEQQGTGVITVRATAGIAGGTPVFCLPADPAAARIAIDEIIAAEAGNLVAELP
- a CDS encoding CTP synthase, which produces MPTEPETDYDPELGRKFIFVTGGVMSGLGKGITAASTGRLLKNAGFDVTAVKIDPYLNVDAGTMNPFQHGEVYVLKDGGEVDLDLGNYERFLDIDMTFDHNVTTGKTYQHVIEKERSGDYLGRTVQIIPHITDDIKRRIREAAEGNDVCIIEVGGTVGDIEGMPYLEALRQFAHEEDEDDILFTHVTLVPYSKNGEQKTKPTQHSVKELRSIGLQPDILVGRCSDKLDIDTKEKIALFCDVPTEAVFSNPDVDDIYHVPLMVEEEGLDQYVMEELDIASEALPEDERENRWRDLVTQKTEGEVEVALVGKYDLEDAYMSVHEALKHAGLEKNVDVNVRWVNSEKMNDHHADRMREADAIVVPGGFGARGTEGKIEAIRYARENDVPFLGLCLGFQMAVVEYARNVLDLEGAHSAELDEDTPHPVIDILPEQYEIEDMGGTMRLGAHETEIDENTLAATLYGGESCTERHRHRYEVNPEYIDDLEAAGLKFSGYAENRMEILELAPEDHPYFIGTQFHPEFRSRPTRASPPFVGLLEAVLGDDPHSVTTEEVSH
- the guaA gene encoding glutamine-hydrolyzing GMP synthase, coding for MVDVDEFIEEAKAEIADEIGDKHAVIGLSGGVDSSTAAALAYEAIGDQLTAVYVDTGLMRKGETDEIRETFDYMDSLRIVEAQDRFLDELEGETDPEEKRHIIGEQFIREFETVAREVDADYLVQGTIYPDRIESEGTIKSHHNVGGLPERIDFEGIVEPMRDLYKDEVREVARALDLEEIISERMPFPGPGLAVRIIGEVTEEKLEVAREANHVVEEELEEYEPWQALAAVIGKATGVKGDNRVHGWVVAVRSVESRDGMTARAQELDWDTLQRMQSRITGAHENVARVVYDVTHKPPATIEYE
- a CDS encoding NAD-binding protein, encoding MKVVLVGSDPNGLRDALDAEGHAVTVADVGNRPGLEEAGIHEADVYLLTEMSQATSIAVAKDLNPDLRVVVYAEGSLPDFASRQADLVVDPDLLDADAVAEELD